A window of the Deltaproteobacteria bacterium CG2_30_66_27 genome harbors these coding sequences:
- a CDS encoding C4-dicarboxylate ABC transporter permease codes for MGLERISELLRRVLMIAGGVSLLALTLLATMNVALRIFQVPVSGTYEVVSFLGAIVTAGALGYTQKRKDHIVVDILSEKFPAQVKRVLDRVSYVLILVFFTIVSWQTFVYGKRLLVTGELSETLKIAYYPFVFLVSIGFAVLALTILLDLIETVWTRKEKK; via the coding sequence ATGGGGCTGGAACGGATCTCCGAACTGCTTCGGAGGGTCCTGATGATCGCCGGGGGCGTCTCGCTCCTGGCGCTCACCTTGCTGGCGACGATGAACGTCGCCCTGCGGATCTTCCAGGTTCCGGTGAGCGGGACGTACGAGGTCGTCTCCTTCCTCGGCGCGATCGTCACCGCCGGCGCCCTCGGCTATACCCAGAAACGGAAGGACCACATCGTCGTCGACATCCTGTCGGAAAAGTTCCCGGCGCAGGTCAAGCGGGTTCTCGACCGGGTCAGCTACGTCCTCATCCTCGTCTTCTTCACCATCGTCTCCTGGCAGACCTTCGTGTACGGGAAGAGGCTGCTGGTGACGGGCGAGCTGTCCGAAACGCTGAAGATCGCCTATTACCCCTTCGTCTTCCTCGTCAGCATCGGGTTCGCCGTCCTCGCGTTGACGATTCTTCTCGACCTGATCGAAACCGTCTGGACCCGCAAGGAGAAGAAATGA
- a CDS encoding C4-dicarboxylate ABC transporter substrate-binding protein, producing MSVFLSVLFLALIVAPGTAPSTETITLRYANFPPSATFPCVQMERWAKEVSMRTHGKVKVQTFPGGTLLSAKNIFDGVISGMADIGNFAMSYQPGRFPVSEAVDLPMGFTSARAASLTLFDLIEKYKPKEFAKVKVLTLFTCPPTNFMTKTPVRSLADLKGLELRVAGTNAEVVKRLGGIPVAMPQSETPEAIQKGVVKGMVSSMEILKDFKFAAYTPYATVANLPVVSFAVVMNQAKWDSLPADVQDILEKMGREQAEWTGTYVDDHVTEALAWSKTNYRHQLFQLSAADHDTVSSLLKPMTEAYVKRTAAVGLDGAKIVSDVQALKKKHEREHR from the coding sequence TTGTCTGTTTTCCTGTCGGTTCTTTTCCTCGCCTTGATTGTCGCGCCCGGGACGGCGCCGTCCACCGAGACGATCACGCTCCGGTACGCCAACTTCCCGCCCTCGGCCACCTTCCCCTGCGTCCAGATGGAGCGTTGGGCGAAGGAGGTTTCGATGCGGACCCACGGGAAGGTGAAGGTCCAGACGTTCCCCGGGGGGACGCTCCTGTCGGCCAAGAACATCTTCGACGGCGTCATCTCGGGGATGGCCGACATCGGCAACTTCGCGATGAGCTACCAGCCGGGCCGGTTCCCCGTCTCCGAGGCCGTGGACCTTCCGATGGGGTTCACGAGCGCCCGCGCCGCGAGCCTCACCCTGTTCGACCTGATCGAGAAGTACAAGCCGAAGGAGTTCGCGAAGGTCAAGGTGCTCACGCTCTTCACCTGCCCCCCGACCAACTTCATGACGAAGACGCCGGTCAGGTCGCTGGCCGACCTCAAGGGGTTGGAGCTGCGGGTCGCCGGCACGAACGCCGAGGTTGTCAAGCGCCTGGGCGGGATCCCCGTAGCGATGCCGCAATCCGAGACGCCCGAGGCGATCCAGAAGGGGGTCGTGAAGGGGATGGTCTCGTCGATGGAGATCCTCAAGGACTTCAAGTTCGCCGCCTACACGCCGTACGCCACGGTCGCGAACCTTCCCGTCGTCTCCTTCGCCGTCGTGATGAATCAGGCGAAGTGGGACTCCCTCCCGGCGGATGTGCAGGACATCCTCGAGAAGATGGGACGCGAGCAGGCGGAGTGGACCGGAACGTACGTGGACGACCACGTGACCGAGGCCCTCGCCTGGTCGAAAACGAACTACCGGCACCAGCTCTTCCAGCTCTCCGCGGCGGACCACGATACGGTTTCCTCCCTCCTCAAGCCGATGACCGAGGCGTACGTGAAGCGGACCGCCGCGGTCGGACTGGACGGTGCGAAGATCGTTTCCGACGTCCAGGCCCTCAAGAAGAAGCACGAACGGGAGCACCGGTAG